The Kineococcus rhizosphaerae sequence TCTCGGGGGAACCGAAGACGTGCGAGCCGCCGTGGAAGTACAGGACCGTGCCCGGCCGGGGGTCCCTCTCACGCTCGACGAGCAGGGCGCGCCGGCCGCCGAGGGTGGTCTCGCCGGTGCGGACCCCGCCCGGGACCCGCATGGTCGCCATGAGGGCGACGAAGTCGGCCCGGATCTCCTCGATCGTCGCGGGCCGGGGACGCGGGGTGCGCAGGGCGGTGTCGACGGCCTGGCGCTGCTGGACGCTCACGGGGTCTCCTCGGAGTTTGGTTGCCGCTACAGTAGCTTCCGTGGCAACCAATATACATGCCGAGGCAACTGCCTTCTTCCGCGACCTCGTCCACGTCGAGACCCGGCTCTACAACGCCCTCGACGAGCACCTCAGGGAGCGGCACGGGATCGTGACCTCGCAGCTGTGGTTCCTGCAGCACGTCCGCGACCACCCCGGGACCCGCGTCGTCGACCTCGCGAACGAGTTCGTCGCCGGGGTCGGGGCCGCGAGCAAGGCCGTCGACCGGCACGAGCGGCACGGCTGGCTGCGCCGCGTCCCGAACCCCGCCGACCGGCGGTCCTCCGTGCTCGAGCTCACCGGCACCGGCCGGGAGCTCCTCGAC is a genomic window containing:
- a CDS encoding MarR family winged helix-turn-helix transcriptional regulator; protein product: MATNIHAEATAFFRDLVHVETRLYNALDEHLRERHGIVTSQLWFLQHVRDHPGTRVVDLANEFVAGVGAASKAVDRHERHGWLRRVPNPADRRSSVLELTGTGRELLDAAEVSCGDRLAELLGGRDVGAAAGLLADLRATLGRDGVGTPAG